In the Euphorbia lathyris chromosome 5, ddEupLath1.1, whole genome shotgun sequence genome, one interval contains:
- the LOC136230492 gene encoding endoglucanase 11 — MIQCQNITPRFARHCCLLFSIFTIFITTTLAFDYADALTKSLLYFEAQRSGRLPYNQRVSWRDNSGLIDGLEQGVDLVGGYYDAGDHVKFGLPMAFTVTMLSWGVIEFRDQIGRAGELPHALEAIKWGTDYLIKAHTSPNVLWAEVGDGDTDHYCWQRPEDMTTSRQAYKIDENNPGSDLAGETAAAMAAASIVFRRTNPYYSHLLLHHAQQLFEFGDKYRGKYDASVKEAKSYYTSVSGFMDELLWGAMWLYKATDNEDYLNYVISNAQSFGGIGWAMSEFSWDVKYAGLQILASKLVMDEKQKKHRDILEEYHSKAKYYVCSCLNKNNGSNVDRTPAGLLHIRQWNNMQYVSTAVFLLTIYSDILRNSNQKLECNGELVDDEEIHIFAKSQVDYILGGNPMNTSYLVGYGQKYPTRVHHRGASIVSYRENKGFIGCTQGYDNWYSREENNPNVLVGALVGGPDSQDHFSDNRANYMQSEACTYNTAPLVGVFANLLSLDHHTHDDQLLLASY; from the exons atgattCAATGCCAAAATATAACCCCCAGATTTGCTCGGCATTGCTGTCTTCTTTTCTCCATTTTCACCATTTTTATCACCACCACTCTCGCCTTTGATTACGCCGACGCACTTACCAAAAGCCTCCTCTACTTCGAAGCCCAGCGCTCCGGCCGACTTCCCTACAATCAACGAGTCTCTTGGCGGGACAATTCTGGCCTCATTGATGGCTTAGAACAAGGA GTGGACTTAGTAGGAGGATATTATGATGCAGGGGACCATGTCAAATTTGGACTGCCAATGGCATTCACTGTAACAATGCTATCCTGGGGAGTTATTGAATTTCGCGATCAGATCGGTCGCGCCGGCGAATTACCACACGCTTTGGAGGCCATTAAATGGGGGACTGATTATTTGATTAAGGCACATACTAGCCCTAACGTCTTATGGGCAGAG GTAGGTGACGGCGACACGGATCATTACTGCTGGCAACGCCCCGAGGATATGACCACATCACGGCAAGCTTACAAGATCGACGAGAACAATCCCGGCTCAGATCTTGCCGGAGAGACGGCGGCCGCAATGGCTGCAGCTTCAATAGTGTTTAGAAGAACAAATCCATATTACTCTCACCTGCTTTTGCACCATGCTCAACAG TTATTTGAGTTTGGAGATAAATATAGAGGGAAATACGATGCAAGTGTTAAGGAGGCAAAGAGCTACTATACGTCGGTGAGTGGATTCATGGATGAGTTGTTGTGGGGCGCTATGTGGCTATACAAAGCCACCGACAACGAAGACTACTTAAACTACGTAATTAGCAATGCCCAAAGTTTTGGTGGGATTGGCTGGGCCATGTCCGAATTTAGTTGGGACGTTAAGTATGCTGGCCTTCAAATTTTGGCTTCTAAG CTGGTTATGGATGAAAAGCAGAAGAAGCACAGAGACATACTAGAAGAATACCATTCAAAGGCAAAGTACTATGTCTGCTCATGCCTTAACAAAAACAACGGTAGCAATGTAGATCGTACTCCGGCAGGGCTCTTACACATAAGGCAATGGAACAACATGCAATACGTGTCAACAGCAGTATTTCTTCTGACCATATACTCTGATATACTAAGGAATTCAAACCAAAAGCTTGAATGCAATGGAGAATTAGTGGATGATGAAGAGATTCATATATTTGCTAAATCTCAAGTTGATTATATTTTAGGTGGTAATCCAATGAACACCAGTTATCTAGTGGGTTATGGTCAAAAATACCCGACAAGAGTTCACCATAGAGGGGCATCGATAGTCTCATATAGAGAGAATAAAGGGTTCATTGGGTGCACACAAGGATATGACAATTGGTATAGTAGGGAagaaaataacccaaatgttttAGTTGGGGCATTAGTTGGAGGTCCTGATTCTCAAGATCATTTCTCAGACAACAGAGCTAATTATATGCAGTCAGAAGCTTGCACTTATAATACAGCACCATTAGTTGGAGTTTTTGCTAATTTATTATCTTTGGATCATCATACACATGATGATCAGCTTTTGCTTGCTTCTTATTAG